A genomic stretch from Lysobacter ciconiae includes:
- the tssG gene encoding type VI secretion system baseplate subunit TssG has translation MRTAKRRIDPGVAQQLLAGPQRFEFFQALRILERLFIKQGQRPGEVVSRSLRFRTSMSLGFPASQIESAQAYASDGTALDRDAAVEHAITMEELGEVHLTPAFMGMLGNHGVLPLHYTEALAERETYQRDRTARAFLDIFGNRAVALHYAAWKKYRLGLQYEMDGEERFLPLVLALAGMGTKGLRGRMRGDDSDVFDHAVAHYAGAIRQRPLSAVMLQRILADYFKVPLRVEQFVGAWYRVPEAQQTRLGVGNAALGSTALAGNRVWQRDLKMRLWIGPLDRAQFDGFLPGRSAAKALAKWLTLLTGSTLEYEVRLSLKPAHLRGIALPAGAGCELGFDSYLCSRPPPAPRSDTRYGIHTLQ, from the coding sequence ATGCGAACCGCGAAGCGGCGAATCGATCCTGGGGTAGCCCAGCAGCTGCTCGCCGGACCGCAGCGCTTCGAGTTCTTTCAGGCCCTGCGGATCCTTGAGCGGCTGTTCATCAAGCAGGGCCAGCGGCCTGGCGAGGTGGTGTCGCGCAGCCTGCGTTTTCGCACATCAATGTCACTGGGGTTCCCGGCCAGCCAGATCGAATCGGCCCAGGCCTATGCGAGCGACGGAACCGCCCTGGACCGTGACGCCGCGGTCGAACACGCCATCACCATGGAGGAACTGGGCGAGGTCCATCTGACGCCGGCGTTCATGGGCATGCTGGGCAACCATGGCGTGCTGCCCCTGCACTACACCGAGGCACTCGCCGAGCGCGAAACCTACCAGCGCGACCGTACCGCCCGCGCCTTCCTGGACATTTTCGGCAACCGCGCGGTGGCCCTGCACTACGCCGCGTGGAAGAAGTACCGCCTGGGCCTGCAGTACGAAATGGACGGCGAGGAGCGCTTCCTGCCGCTGGTGCTGGCCCTGGCCGGTATGGGAACGAAGGGTCTGCGCGGGCGCATGCGCGGCGATGACAGCGACGTGTTCGATCATGCCGTCGCCCATTACGCCGGTGCGATCCGCCAGCGTCCGCTGTCGGCGGTGATGCTGCAGCGGATCCTCGCGGACTACTTCAAGGTGCCGCTGCGCGTGGAGCAGTTCGTCGGCGCCTGGTACCGCGTGCCCGAGGCGCAGCAGACGCGGCTGGGCGTGGGGAATGCGGCGCTGGGCAGCACGGCGCTCGCCGGCAACCGCGTCTGGCAGCGCGACCTGAAGATGCGCCTGTGGATCGGACCGCTGGACCGCGCGCAGTTTGACGGCTTCCTGCCCGGACGCAGTGCGGCCAAGGCACTGGCCAAGTGGCTCACCCTGCTGACCGGCAGCACCCTGGAATACGAGGTCCGGCTGAGCCTGAAACCGGCGCACCTGCGCGGCATCGCCCTGCCGGCCGGGGCAGGTTGCGAGCTGGGCTTCGACAGTTACCTGTGCTCACGCCCGCCGCCGGCGCCGCGCTCGGATACCCGCTACGGGATCCACACATTGCAATGA
- the tssH gene encoding type VI secretion system ATPase TssH → MNTNLKTLIGKLNDTCRQSAERAANLCMARGNYEVDLEHLFLALLEHPQGDVALIAQRSGIGVDSLRKDLEAEVGRFKAGNTRTPVFSQHLPTLFQHAWLLASLDSHTTRIRGGHLLLALLTEPGLSQLAYRGSGEFVRIKRDELKHNFAKLTEGSIEAGDVRFVDAGAERDGEDTAADADPGLSRTPALDQYTTNLTRRARDGHLDPVIGRDAEIRQMIDILLRRRQNNPILTGEAGVGKTAVVEGLALRIAATDVPDVLQAVELHTLDMGLLQAGASVKGEFENRLKNVIDEVKKSPHPIVLFIDEAHTMIGAGGQAGQSDAANLLKPALARGELRTIAATTWSEYKKYFEKDAALARRFQVVKIEEPSEVLCAAMLRGMVPLMEKHFGIRVMDEAITEAVRLSHRYISGRQLPDKAVSVLDTACAKVALGLSATPAIIEDTVKHLDRLDAELAALRRETVAGARHQERLAELTAEHSAATEVLQRSRERLQVETALAQQIQQLRQALEADAQAATGGKSALASGGGDDGRDAAGDDDGDTAVAVRPQAAKTSKTKAAHNNSSAAVNPRLAELDLLLAELRALQGEAPMVPLQVDGGVVAEIVSAWTGVPLGRMVKDEIRTVRALGPLLGERVIGQDHALDAVAQRVRTASAKLEDPNKPRGVFMFVGPSGVGKTETALALADILYGGERKLITINMSEYQEAHSVSGLKGSPPGYVGYGEGGVLTEAVRRNPYSVVLLDEVEKAHPDVLEMFFQVFDKGQMEDAEGREIDFRNTLIILTSNIGSSQIMQSCLNVPAGALPSSDDLADALRPVLMKTFKPAFLGRMKVVPFFPISDDVLGRIIELKLGRIRDRIAANHKAVFEWNQALVEAVLQRCTEVDSGARNVDNILNGTLLPEIAESVLAKMAEGEQIARIKVSADRKGSFRYRMQ, encoded by the coding sequence ATGAATACCAACCTGAAAACCCTGATCGGCAAGCTCAACGACACCTGCCGCCAATCCGCCGAGCGCGCGGCCAACCTGTGCATGGCGCGCGGCAACTACGAGGTCGACCTGGAGCACCTGTTCCTCGCCTTGCTGGAGCATCCCCAGGGCGATGTCGCCCTGATCGCCCAGCGCAGCGGAATCGGCGTGGACAGCCTGCGCAAGGACCTGGAAGCGGAAGTCGGCCGCTTCAAGGCCGGCAACACGCGTACGCCGGTCTTTTCCCAGCACCTGCCCACGCTCTTCCAGCACGCCTGGCTGCTGGCCTCGCTGGACTCGCATACCACGCGCATCCGCGGTGGTCACCTGCTATTGGCCCTGCTGACCGAGCCGGGCCTGTCGCAGCTGGCGTACCGGGGTTCGGGCGAGTTCGTCCGGATCAAGCGCGACGAGCTCAAGCACAATTTTGCCAAGCTCACCGAAGGCTCGATCGAAGCCGGCGATGTCCGCTTTGTCGATGCGGGGGCGGAGCGCGACGGTGAGGACACCGCAGCCGATGCGGACCCCGGCCTGTCGCGCACACCCGCCCTGGACCAGTACACGACCAACCTGACCCGGCGCGCGCGCGACGGCCACTTGGACCCGGTGATTGGCCGCGATGCCGAGATCCGGCAGATGATCGACATCCTGCTGCGGCGGCGCCAGAACAATCCCATCCTTACCGGCGAGGCGGGGGTCGGCAAGACCGCGGTAGTGGAGGGGCTGGCGCTGCGGATCGCCGCGACGGACGTGCCGGACGTCTTGCAGGCCGTCGAACTGCACACCCTGGACATGGGCCTGTTGCAGGCCGGGGCGAGCGTCAAGGGCGAGTTCGAGAACCGGCTCAAGAACGTCATCGACGAGGTCAAGAAGAGTCCGCATCCGATCGTGCTGTTCATCGACGAGGCGCACACCATGATCGGTGCCGGCGGCCAGGCCGGTCAGAGCGACGCGGCCAACCTTCTCAAACCCGCGCTGGCACGTGGCGAGTTGCGCACCATCGCCGCGACCACCTGGTCGGAGTACAAGAAGTACTTCGAGAAGGATGCGGCGCTGGCCCGCCGCTTCCAGGTGGTCAAGATCGAGGAGCCGTCCGAGGTGCTGTGTGCCGCCATGCTGCGCGGCATGGTGCCGTTGATGGAGAAGCACTTCGGCATCCGCGTGATGGACGAGGCGATCACCGAGGCGGTGCGTCTGTCGCACCGCTACATCAGTGGCCGCCAGTTGCCCGACAAGGCGGTCAGCGTGCTGGATACCGCGTGCGCGAAGGTTGCGCTGGGCCTGAGCGCGACGCCGGCGATCATCGAGGACACCGTCAAGCATCTGGATCGGCTTGACGCGGAACTGGCTGCATTGCGCCGCGAAACCGTCGCCGGTGCACGCCACCAGGAGCGCTTGGCCGAGTTGACCGCGGAGCACTCCGCGGCCACCGAGGTACTGCAGCGCAGCCGCGAGCGCCTGCAGGTCGAAACCGCGCTGGCGCAGCAGATCCAGCAATTGCGCCAGGCACTGGAAGCCGACGCGCAGGCGGCGACAGGCGGCAAGTCGGCACTGGCGTCGGGTGGTGGCGATGATGGCCGTGACGCAGCCGGGGATGATGACGGTGACACCGCAGTCGCGGTCCGCCCCCAGGCGGCAAAAACCAGCAAGACCAAGGCGGCACATAACAATTCGTCCGCTGCCGTCAACCCGAGGCTTGCCGAGCTCGACCTGCTGCTGGCGGAGCTGCGCGCCCTACAGGGCGAGGCCCCGATGGTGCCGCTGCAGGTGGACGGCGGGGTGGTCGCCGAGATCGTCAGCGCCTGGACCGGAGTGCCGTTGGGGCGGATGGTGAAGGACGAGATCCGCACCGTGCGCGCTCTCGGGCCGTTGCTGGGCGAGCGGGTGATCGGCCAGGACCACGCCCTGGACGCAGTCGCCCAACGCGTGCGCACCGCGTCGGCCAAGCTGGAGGACCCCAACAAACCGCGCGGCGTCTTCATGTTCGTGGGCCCCTCCGGTGTCGGCAAGACCGAAACTGCGCTGGCGTTGGCGGACATCCTCTACGGCGGCGAACGCAAGCTGATCACGATCAACATGAGCGAGTACCAGGAGGCGCACAGCGTTTCGGGCCTGAAGGGCTCGCCCCCCGGCTATGTCGGCTACGGTGAGGGCGGCGTGCTGACCGAAGCGGTGCGCCGCAATCCCTATTCGGTGGTCCTGCTGGACGAGGTCGAGAAAGCGCACCCGGACGTGTTGGAGATGTTTTTCCAGGTCTTCGACAAGGGCCAGATGGAGGACGCGGAGGGGCGCGAGATCGACTTCCGCAACACCTTGATCATCCTTACCAGCAACATCGGCTCCAGCCAGATCATGCAGTCCTGCCTGAACGTTCCGGCCGGCGCGCTGCCCTCCTCGGATGACCTGGCCGACGCGCTGCGCCCGGTCCTGATGAAGACCTTCAAGCCGGCGTTCCTGGGGCGGATGAAGGTGGTGCCGTTCTTCCCGATCAGTGACGACGTGCTGGGCCGCATCATCGAACTCAAGCTGGGCCGCATCCGCGACCGCATCGCGGCCAACCACAAGGCGGTCTTCGAGTGGAACCAGGCGCTGGTGGAAGCGGTATTGCAGCGCTGTACCGAGGTCGACTCGGGCGCGCGCAACGTCGACAACATCCTCAACGGGACCCTGCTGCCGGAAATCGCCGAATCGGTATTGGCAAAGATGGCCGAAGGCGAGCAGATCGCCCGGATCAAGGTGTCCGCCGACAGGAAGGGCAGCTTCCGTTACCGGATGCAGTGA
- the radC gene encoding RadC family protein, which produces MHIRDWPADERPREKLLARGVGALSDAELLAIFLGSGLRGRDAVTTARELLQGHGPLRALLERPPAQLAKLPGLGPARACLLAAALELGHRHLSAELERGAALTDPQAAGRYFAQRLRGLEHEVFAVLFLDTRHRALAFEELFRGTIDGAEVHPREVVRRALAHNAAAVIVGHNHPSGNPEPSAADRAVTARLKQALALVDLRLLDHFVIADGPPVSLAARGWV; this is translated from the coding sequence ATGCACATACGTGATTGGCCGGCCGACGAACGCCCGCGGGAGAAGTTGCTGGCGCGCGGTGTGGGCGCGCTGTCGGATGCCGAACTCCTCGCAATCTTCCTGGGCTCCGGCCTGCGCGGCCGCGACGCGGTCACCACGGCGCGCGAACTGCTGCAGGGTCACGGGCCGCTGCGCGCGCTGCTGGAGCGTCCACCGGCGCAACTGGCCAAGCTGCCCGGCCTGGGTCCGGCGCGGGCCTGCCTGCTCGCCGCAGCACTGGAACTGGGCCACCGGCACCTGTCGGCCGAGCTGGAACGCGGTGCGGCCCTGACCGATCCCCAGGCCGCCGGACGCTACTTCGCCCAGCGCCTGCGCGGACTGGAGCACGAAGTATTCGCCGTGCTGTTCCTGGACACGCGCCACCGCGCGCTGGCATTTGAGGAACTCTTCCGCGGCACCATCGACGGGGCGGAAGTACACCCGCGCGAGGTCGTCCGGCGCGCGCTGGCCCATAACGCCGCCGCGGTGATCGTGGGCCACAACCATCCCAGCGGAAATCCCGAACCCAGTGCGGCCGATCGTGCCGTGACGGCGCGCCTGAAACAGGCGCTCGCGCTGGTCGACCTGCGCCTGCTGGACCACTTCGTCATCGCCGACGGGCCGCCGGTGTCGCTGGCGGCGCGTGGTTGGGTCTGA
- the dut gene encoding dUTP diphosphatase, with protein sequence MPHTLEIKVLDPRLGTQWPLPAYATQASAGMDLRAAIDEPLQLAAGASALVPSGVAIHIGDPGLCAVILPRSGLGHKHGIVLGNGTGLIDADYQGPLMISVWNRSAEPFTMQPGDRIAQLVLLPIARAQLRVVDAFETSDRGAGGFGHTGVR encoded by the coding sequence ATGCCACACACGCTTGAAATCAAAGTGCTCGACCCGCGCCTGGGTACGCAATGGCCGCTGCCGGCCTACGCCACCCAGGCCAGCGCCGGCATGGACCTGCGCGCGGCGATCGACGAGCCGCTGCAGCTGGCGGCGGGCGCCTCGGCGCTGGTTCCGTCCGGCGTGGCCATCCACATCGGCGATCCCGGATTGTGCGCGGTGATCCTCCCGCGCTCCGGGCTGGGCCACAAGCACGGCATCGTGCTGGGCAATGGCACCGGGCTGATCGATGCCGACTACCAGGGGCCGCTGATGATCAGCGTCTGGAACCGCAGCGCCGAGCCTTTTACGATGCAACCGGGGGATCGCATCGCCCAGCTGGTCCTGCTGCCGATCGCAAGGGCGCAGCTGCGGGTGGTGGATGCATTTGAAACCAGTGACCGCGGCGCTGGCGGCTTTGGCCATACCGGCGTGCGCTGA
- a CDS encoding phosphomannomutase/phosphoglucomutase, with protein sequence MPDTKTKRAFVALEPLKPLLPALVVACALLALWFAWSGWQQQRDGSRRAAVEQSRDQTVQAIATALASEHTRFADKLADPAFVSAVADDDHARAAELLGAGWPGASQPAVLSPQLDEDYAALPDGSYGRLAALEAALVEGKPVSWVVRDGDASRLALAAPVGDEKAVRAVALVLLPLQRLTGPVDAAALPGDGYLALRQGRQNLVERGDTSLAGGAEALAAAVPGSSLRLAAGIPYPAFAPFGMGALACFIAAGVFALLALLAWRGPGLLARRRDTALDEIEEGSTQTLGESMSDDSLASPAVAAAPVAAAAAAVAPVILDREIFRAYDIRGIVGKSLDVGVAERIGHAIGSVMHEAGQREIVVGRDGRLSGPDMLDGLIAGLRKAGRDVIDIGLAPTPLVYFGAFHLKTGSCVSVTGSHNPPDYNGFKIVIDGETLSGEAITGLYARIAEGRLHVADSEGALEQRDINDDYVQRVATDIQIDRPLKVVVDAGNGVAGELGPAVLQAIGAEVVPLYCEIDGNFPNHHPDPSEPHNLADLIQMVDRLDADLGIAFDGDGDRLGVVTRDGHNIFPDRLLMLFAADVLERNPGAQIIFDVKCTGRLPGYILRHGGSPLMWKTGHSLVKAKMRETGAELAGEMSGHFFFKERWYGFDDGIYSAARLLEILAAQPGRPSDVLDALPDGVSTPEIKVDAPGGDPHAFVERFVGEADFDGARLSTIDGLRVDWPDGWGLVRASNTTPVLVMRFDADSNEAMARITGTFREQLLALDPDLQLPF encoded by the coding sequence ATGCCCGATACCAAGACCAAGCGCGCTTTCGTGGCGCTGGAGCCGCTCAAGCCGCTGCTGCCGGCCCTGGTCGTTGCCTGCGCGCTGCTCGCGCTGTGGTTCGCGTGGAGCGGCTGGCAGCAGCAGCGCGACGGCAGTCGCCGCGCGGCGGTGGAGCAGTCTCGTGACCAGACGGTTCAGGCCATCGCCACGGCGCTGGCCTCCGAGCACACGCGCTTCGCCGATAAACTCGCTGATCCGGCTTTTGTCTCGGCAGTCGCGGATGACGACCACGCGCGCGCAGCCGAGCTGCTCGGCGCGGGTTGGCCCGGCGCCAGCCAGCCGGCGGTGCTGTCACCGCAACTGGACGAGGACTACGCCGCACTGCCCGACGGCAGCTACGGCCGGCTGGCGGCCCTGGAAGCCGCGTTGGTGGAAGGCAAGCCCGTGTCGTGGGTCGTGCGCGACGGTGACGCCTCGCGCCTGGCGCTGGCTGCGCCGGTGGGTGATGAGAAAGCGGTTCGCGCGGTGGCGCTGGTGCTGCTGCCCTTGCAGAGGCTGACGGGCCCGGTGGATGCCGCCGCGCTGCCCGGCGATGGCTATCTCGCGTTGCGCCAGGGCCGCCAGAACCTGGTCGAGCGGGGCGACACCAGCCTGGCCGGTGGCGCGGAAGCGCTTGCCGCAGCGGTGCCGGGCAGCAGCCTGCGGCTCGCGGCCGGGATCCCGTATCCGGCGTTTGCGCCGTTTGGCATGGGTGCGCTCGCCTGCTTCATCGCAGCAGGCGTGTTTGCGCTGCTGGCCCTGCTGGCCTGGCGTGGGCCCGGGTTGCTGGCACGCCGGCGCGACACCGCGCTGGACGAGATCGAGGAAGGGTCCACCCAGACGCTCGGCGAGTCGATGAGCGACGATTCGCTGGCCAGTCCCGCCGTTGCTGCCGCGCCCGTAGCGGCTGCGGCCGCCGCGGTCGCCCCGGTGATCCTGGACCGCGAAATCTTCCGCGCCTATGACATCCGCGGCATCGTCGGCAAGAGCCTCGATGTCGGCGTCGCCGAACGCATCGGCCACGCGATCGGCTCGGTCATGCACGAGGCCGGCCAGCGGGAGATCGTGGTCGGCCGCGATGGCCGGCTGTCCGGGCCGGACATGCTCGACGGGCTGATTGCCGGGCTGCGCAAGGCCGGTCGCGACGTCATCGATATCGGCCTGGCGCCGACCCCGCTGGTGTATTTCGGCGCCTTCCACCTGAAGACCGGGTCCTGCGTGTCGGTCACCGGCAGCCACAACCCGCCGGACTACAACGGCTTCAAGATCGTGATCGATGGCGAGACGCTCTCAGGGGAGGCCATCACCGGGCTGTACGCGCGGATCGCCGAAGGACGGCTGCACGTCGCTGACAGCGAAGGCGCGCTGGAGCAGCGCGATATCAACGATGACTACGTCCAGCGGGTGGCGACCGATATCCAGATCGACCGGCCGCTGAAGGTGGTCGTGGACGCCGGCAACGGCGTGGCCGGCGAGCTGGGCCCGGCGGTGCTGCAGGCGATTGGCGCGGAGGTCGTGCCGCTGTACTGCGAGATCGACGGCAATTTCCCCAACCACCACCCCGACCCGAGCGAGCCGCACAACCTGGCCGACCTGATCCAGATGGTCGACCGTCTGGACGCCGACCTGGGCATCGCCTTCGACGGCGACGGCGACCGCCTGGGCGTGGTCACCCGCGACGGCCACAACATCTTCCCCGACAGGCTGTTGATGCTGTTTGCCGCCGACGTGCTGGAGCGCAACCCCGGCGCGCAGATCATCTTCGACGTGAAGTGCACCGGCCGCCTGCCGGGCTACATCCTGCGCCACGGCGGCAGCCCGCTGATGTGGAAAACCGGGCACTCGCTGGTCAAGGCCAAGATGCGCGAGACCGGTGCGGAGCTGGCCGGTGAGATGAGCGGCCACTTCTTCTTCAAGGAGCGCTGGTACGGCTTCGACGACGGCATCTACTCCGCGGCGCGACTGCTGGAAATCCTCGCCGCCCAGCCCGGGCGCCCCAGCGATGTGCTCGACGCGCTCCCCGACGGTGTGTCGACGCCGGAGATCAAGGTCGACGCACCGGGCGGAGACCCGCACGCGTTCGTGGAGCGCTTCGTGGGCGAGGCGGACTTCGACGGCGCGCGCCTGTCGACCATCGATGGCCTGCGCGTGGATTGGCCGGACGGCTGGGGCCTGGTGCGCGCGTCCAACACCACGCCGGTGCTGGTGATGCGCTTTGACGCGGACAGCAACGAGGCGATGGCGCGCATCACCGGCACGTTCCGCGAGCAGCTGCTGGCGCTGGATCCGGACCTGCAGTTGCCGTTCTGA
- the pyrE gene encoding orotate phosphoribosyltransferase, which produces MQDHRRRFLDLALRADALRFGEFTLKSGRSSPYFFNAGRFDSGASLAGLASCYADAIDSARADGSLGEFDGLFGPAYKGIPLATALACEYSRRGHDLPVTFNRKEAKAHGEGGSLIGAPLEGRRVLIVDDVITAGTAIREALQIIGDAGGIVSGIVIALDRQEAVDPSISRRSAAQTVATEHALPVVAVASLDDLLTMAAGSAALVDQHARLLAYREAYGSR; this is translated from the coding sequence ATGCAGGACCACCGCCGACGATTCCTGGACCTTGCGCTGCGCGCCGATGCGCTGCGCTTTGGCGAGTTCACCCTGAAATCCGGGCGCAGCAGCCCGTACTTCTTCAATGCCGGCCGCTTCGATTCCGGCGCGTCCCTGGCCGGACTGGCGAGCTGCTATGCCGACGCCATCGATTCGGCGCGCGCCGACGGATCGCTGGGCGAATTCGACGGCCTGTTCGGCCCGGCCTACAAGGGCATCCCGCTCGCCACCGCGCTGGCCTGCGAGTACTCGCGCCGCGGCCACGACCTGCCGGTGACCTTCAACCGCAAGGAGGCCAAGGCCCATGGCGAAGGCGGCAGCCTGATCGGCGCGCCGCTGGAAGGTCGACGGGTGCTGATCGTCGACGATGTGATCACTGCCGGGACCGCGATCCGCGAGGCGTTGCAGATCATCGGCGACGCCGGTGGGATCGTGAGCGGGATCGTCATCGCGCTGGATCGTCAGGAAGCCGTCGACCCGTCCATCAGCCGACGCTCGGCGGCACAAACTGTCGCAACTGAGCACGCGCTTCCGGTGGTGGCGGTCGCCAGCCTGGACGATCTGCTGACGATGGCGGCCGGATCGGCTGCCTTGGTCGACCAGCACGCGCGCCTGCTCGCCTACCGCGAGGCGTACGGAAGCCGCTGA
- a CDS encoding exodeoxyribonuclease III, protein MRIISFNANGIRSAARKGFFDWFRDQDADILCMQETKAQEHQLTGPDGLDPAFLPAGYHAFFRDASTRKGYSGVAIYSRREPDEVRTALGWDAFDEEGRYIEARFGNLSVVSFYIPSGSSGELRQGYKFEVMDWLKPILDEWLASGRDYVLCGDWNIVRTAMDIRNWTSNQKNSGCTPPEREWLNALCGEPEGPAEAWQDAYRHLHPDGQDYTWWSNRGAAFAKNVGWRIDYQLVTPGLASRLRSCAIAREPRFSDHAPFTVDFDMGERG, encoded by the coding sequence ATGCGCATCATCAGCTTCAATGCCAATGGCATCCGCTCCGCCGCCCGCAAAGGATTCTTCGACTGGTTCCGCGACCAGGATGCCGACATCCTCTGCATGCAGGAAACCAAGGCGCAGGAGCACCAGCTGACCGGTCCGGATGGACTGGATCCGGCCTTCCTGCCGGCCGGCTACCACGCGTTCTTCCGCGACGCGAGCACCAGGAAAGGCTACAGCGGCGTGGCGATATACAGCCGCCGCGAGCCTGACGAGGTGCGCACCGCGCTGGGCTGGGACGCATTCGACGAGGAAGGGCGCTACATCGAGGCGCGCTTCGGCAATCTCAGCGTGGTCTCGTTCTATATCCCGTCGGGCTCATCGGGGGAGTTGCGCCAGGGCTACAAGTTCGAGGTCATGGACTGGCTCAAGCCCATCCTGGATGAATGGCTGGCCAGCGGCCGCGACTACGTGCTGTGTGGCGACTGGAACATCGTGCGCACCGCGATGGACATCCGCAACTGGACCTCCAACCAGAAGAACTCCGGCTGCACGCCGCCAGAGCGCGAATGGCTCAATGCCCTGTGCGGCGAGCCGGAAGGCCCCGCCGAGGCGTGGCAGGACGCATACCGGCACCTGCATCCCGACGGCCAGGACTACACCTGGTGGAGCAATCGCGGCGCGGCCTTCGCCAAGAACGTGGGCTGGCGGATCGACTACCAGCTGGTAACTCCGGGCCTCGCGTCGCGGCTGCGCAGCTGCGCGATCGCGCGTGAGCCGCGCTTCTCCGACCATGCACCGTTTACCGTGGACTTCGACATGGGCGAGCGCGGGTGA
- a CDS encoding AmpG family muropeptide MFS transporter, with protein MSSPAKARKPSAWKAFAEPSAWTMFFFGFASGLPFLLVAGTLAYWLREDGLELKDITMIASAGMAYSFKFLWAPLVDRWRLPLFGRLGQRRGWLLLAQLVVMGGLFAMAGVGTATLPLFIALTLSVAVAGATLDIAVDAYRIEIAPVESQGALVATYSLGYRMALIVTGALALVLADHAVWPNVYRVMACVMLVPIIANLMAREPEVIRIRAQNWAAAMREGVVEPFADFFRRFGGRVGLGVLAFILLFKISDQALVGGIIGPFYLDQGFTKTQIAAVSKIYGIWVGIGGAFVGGLAVARWGVNWTLLTAIVLGAVSNLLYLLLIGANGDVGMLTLVISGENLAQGFLGTASVAYLSALVNQRYTATQYALFSSMITLPGKVLGFYSGRIVEAVGYAPYFVLTAVLVVPAVLLFLWLRPRVRLGDEGGASQVEEGS; from the coding sequence GTGAGTTCGCCGGCCAAGGCGCGCAAGCCGTCGGCGTGGAAGGCGTTTGCCGAGCCGTCGGCGTGGACGATGTTCTTCTTCGGCTTCGCCTCCGGGCTGCCGTTCCTGCTGGTGGCCGGAACGCTGGCTTACTGGTTGCGCGAGGACGGCCTGGAGCTCAAGGACATCACCATGATCGCCAGCGCGGGCATGGCGTACTCCTTCAAGTTCCTTTGGGCGCCGCTGGTGGACCGCTGGCGCCTGCCGCTGTTCGGCCGGCTCGGCCAGCGCCGCGGCTGGCTGCTGCTGGCCCAGTTGGTGGTCATGGGCGGGCTGTTCGCGATGGCGGGGGTGGGCACCGCCACGCTGCCTTTGTTCATCGCTCTGACCCTGAGCGTGGCGGTCGCCGGAGCGACGCTGGACATCGCCGTGGACGCGTACCGGATCGAGATCGCCCCGGTCGAGTCGCAGGGCGCGCTGGTGGCCACCTATTCGCTGGGCTACCGCATGGCCCTGATCGTGACCGGCGCGCTCGCGCTGGTGCTGGCCGACCACGCGGTGTGGCCCAACGTCTACCGGGTGATGGCCTGCGTGATGCTGGTGCCGATCATCGCCAACCTGATGGCCCGCGAACCCGAGGTCATCCGTATCCGCGCGCAGAACTGGGCGGCGGCGATGCGCGAGGGCGTGGTCGAGCCGTTTGCCGACTTCTTCCGCCGCTTTGGCGGCCGCGTGGGCCTGGGCGTGCTGGCCTTCATCCTGCTGTTCAAGATCTCTGACCAAGCGCTGGTGGGCGGGATCATCGGGCCGTTCTACCTCGACCAGGGCTTCACCAAGACCCAGATCGCCGCGGTGTCGAAGATCTACGGCATCTGGGTCGGCATCGGCGGCGCCTTCGTCGGCGGCCTGGCCGTGGCGCGCTGGGGCGTCAACTGGACGCTGCTGACGGCAATCGTGCTGGGCGCGGTCAGCAACCTGCTGTACCTGCTGCTGATCGGCGCCAACGGCGATGTCGGCATGCTGACCCTGGTGATCTCCGGTGAGAACCTGGCGCAGGGTTTCCTGGGCACCGCCTCGGTCGCCTACCTGTCGGCGCTGGTTAACCAGCGCTACACCGCCACCCAGTACGCCCTGTTTTCCTCGATGATCACCCTGCCCGGCAAAGTGCTGGGATTCTATTCCGGGCGCATCGTCGAGGCGGTAGGCTACGCGCCTTATTTCGTGCTGACCGCAGTGCTTGTCGTCCCGGCGGTGTTGCTGTTTTTGTGGCTGCGTCCCAGGGTGCGATTGGGTGACGAGGGCGGGGCTTCGCAGGTGGAGGAGGGGTCATGA